The proteins below come from a single Thermocrinis sp. genomic window:
- a CDS encoding DUF302 domain-containing protein, producing the protein MLINFETGKSVQEVRQALEEKAKAKGFGVMSVHEVSNILKNKGVPIDYECVIVEVCSPKHASQVLSKNAFISTAMPCRIAIFQKEGKTVVSTMAPTQMLEMFQEPDLKPMAEEVERLMKEIMEESL; encoded by the coding sequence ATGCTGATAAATTTTGAAACAGGGAAAAGTGTGCAAGAGGTAAGACAGGCCTTAGAAGAAAAAGCCAAGGCAAAGGGCTTTGGCGTTATGTCTGTGCATGAAGTTTCTAACATTCTAAAAAACAAAGGCGTGCCTATAGACTACGAATGCGTAATAGTGGAGGTTTGCTCTCCAAAGCACGCAAGCCAAGTGCTGTCAAAGAACGCCTTCATATCCACCGCCATGCCCTGTAGAATTGCTATCTTTCAAAAGGAAGGCAAAACGGTGGTTAGCACCATGGCACCAACCCAAATGCTGGAGATGTTCCAAGAGCCTGACCTAAAACCCATGGCGGAGGAAGTGGAGAGGTTGATGAAGGAGATAATGGAAGAGTCCCTCTAA
- the ribD gene encoding bifunctional diaminohydroxyphosphoribosylaminopyrimidine deaminase/5-amino-6-(5-phosphoribosylamino)uracil reductase RibD, giving the protein MNDKHFMELALRLAQERKGLTHPNPTVGCVIVKDGQVVAKANHEKAGMPHAEAKALAIAGDSAKGSTLYVTLEPCVHYGRTPPCTEAIIKAGVKRVVIATLDPNPLVSGKGVERLRQAGIEVKVGVLEEQAKRINEDFFTYITQRRPYITLKFAQSLDGSLATKDYQSKWISSEESRKYAHKLRAEASAVLVGINTVLRDNPKLTVRAFQWEKNPIRIVLDPKLKIPMDCHLVKDKEAKTIIITAVEDKEKIQTLEEEGVEVLLADYENGMLNLKELLRELYFKEVMHLLVEGGAKTLTSFLKERLFDRLCVFVGPVILGEGVRIGDLGIRKVEDGIRLRLRELKTFQQDLFLEFVKE; this is encoded by the coding sequence ATGAACGATAAGCACTTTATGGAGCTGGCCCTGAGGCTGGCTCAGGAGAGAAAGGGGCTAACTCATCCAAACCCTACTGTTGGATGCGTAATAGTCAAGGATGGACAAGTAGTAGCCAAAGCTAATCATGAAAAGGCTGGAATGCCCCATGCTGAGGCTAAGGCTCTTGCGATTGCAGGAGATTCTGCAAAAGGCTCTACTCTTTATGTTACCTTAGAGCCTTGCGTCCATTACGGACGCACCCCCCCCTGCACTGAGGCCATCATAAAAGCTGGAGTAAAAAGAGTAGTCATTGCTACCTTAGACCCAAACCCACTGGTTTCTGGAAAAGGAGTGGAACGCTTAAGGCAGGCGGGCATAGAGGTTAAGGTAGGTGTCTTGGAAGAACAAGCCAAAAGGATAAACGAAGACTTTTTTACCTACATCACCCAAAGAAGACCTTACATAACTTTGAAGTTTGCACAAAGCTTGGATGGCTCCTTAGCCACAAAGGACTACCAGAGCAAGTGGATAAGCTCAGAAGAAAGTAGGAAATACGCCCACAAACTACGAGCAGAAGCCTCGGCGGTGCTTGTTGGTATAAACACAGTCCTTAGGGACAATCCAAAGCTTACAGTCAGAGCCTTCCAGTGGGAGAAAAACCCAATAAGGATAGTGCTGGATCCAAAATTAAAGATCCCAATGGATTGCCACCTTGTAAAGGACAAAGAAGCAAAGACAATCATTATAACTGCTGTGGAAGACAAAGAAAAGATCCAAACCTTGGAAGAGGAAGGAGTGGAGGTCTTGCTGGCAGATTACGAAAACGGTATGCTAAACCTAAAAGAGCTTCTCAGAGAACTTTACTTTAAGGAAGTAATGCATCTGCTGGTGGAGGGGGGAGCAAAGACGCTTACCAGCTTTTTAAAGGAAAGACTCTTTGACAGGTTGTGCGTCTTTGTGGGACCCGTGATCCTTGGGGAGGGAGTAAGAATAGGGGACCTTGGTATAAGAAAGGTA